The segment GCCCCGCCCGGCACCGACTCCGTTCCCCCCTGGCAGAGTTGGGGGCGTCGTATGACCCCGAACGGAGGGATGTGGCGGATGAGTGGGGGAGCGCAGCTCGCCGAGCGGTTCGAGGCGCACCGGCCCCGGCTGCGCGCGGTCGCGTACCGGATGCTGGGCTCGCTGGGCGAGGCCGACGACGTGGTGCAGGAGACCTGGCTGCGGCTGGACCGGCACGCCGAGGAGGTGGAGAACCTGGGCGGCTGGCTGACCACGGTCGCCTCCCGGGTCTGCCTGAACGAGCTGCGCGGCCGGGAGCGGCGGCGCGAGGAGGAGCTGGACACCTCGGTGCCGGACCCGGTGCTGGCCGCGCCGGAACGGGACGACCCGGCGGCGCAGGCGCTGCTGGGCGACCGGGTCGGCCTGGCGCTGCAGGTGGTGCTGGGCACCCTCGGCCCGGCCGAGCGGCTCGCGTTCGTGCTACACGACCTGTTCGGCGTCCCGCTGGAGGACATCGCGCCGCTGCTGGGGAAGTCCCCGGCGGCGGTGCGGCAGCTGGCCAGCCGGGCCCGCCGGCGGGTCAGGGAGCGGGCGCCCGAGCCGGACCGGGACCCGGCGGCGCAGCGGGCCGCGGTGGGGGCGTTCCTGGCGGCCTCCCGGGAGGGCGACTTCGCGGGCCTGGTCGCGGTGCTCGCCCCGGACGCG is part of the Kitasatospora setae KM-6054 genome and harbors:
- a CDS encoding sigma-70 family RNA polymerase sigma factor, whose translation is MSGGAQLAERFEAHRPRLRAVAYRMLGSLGEADDVVQETWLRLDRHAEEVENLGGWLTTVASRVCLNELRGRERRREEELDTSVPDPVLAAPERDDPAAQALLGDRVGLALQVVLGTLGPAERLAFVLHDLFGVPLEDIAPLLGKSPAAVRQLASRARRRVRERAPEPDRDPAAQRAAVGAFLAASREGDFAGLVAVLAPDAVLRADGGPALAELSKVIRGGTVIASSAQGFRHLAPYARLVLVNGTYGTLTVVDGEPRSVMSFTVVDGLIAGIDVLNDPVRLAALIPAFPAL